In Thermobaculum terrenum ATCC BAA-798, one genomic interval encodes:
- a CDS encoding PAS domain-containing hybrid sensor histidine kinase/response regulator, with protein sequence MVENTSWRRPRVWQIFLVAEMLAMAGFLLLPGGLPKDLLYDLLVGIAVGAMLWAAFGRGESLAWALLGLSQALFLAADFTYNVYQYYLHVEEFPFPSAADILYLSGYPLLALGIALLVGERARHSGGAATLDAALITTGITMLGWVFLFGPAFDRSPLSNVAKLVASAYPLMDLLVLLIALRLLLGRRKHTASDFLVLLGVGALLLTDLVYSAQLIAEAYDGSPLLDAGWLLSYALLGAGALAPRAEAPLTTSQPERLGQPRVLALIAALLVPIALVLLDAALGLRVDTIPLIVGTSLMSILATVRMVGILRDHQRDYDRLQESERRFATLLANTPAMVYRRRQDDRWSLEFVSSYAREITGYSDAELLGGKVSLRELVHPEDLPAVTANLRGVSSPGQRYRLEYRLRHRDGSLRFVEEYGQCVRVTEGMPLLEGLLTDVTDRKHAEQAVQQVQRRYQDIFERISEGIFQTSLDGRLLLANPALARMLGYASPEELLSEVQDVARQIYARPADRDRYLRIMLEEGEVRDFELEAVRKDGEHIWLSISSRWLLDEARGMRIIEGTCQDITQRKRAEEALRESMELFVSAFDHAPIGMALVATDGRWLRVNPSLCRMLGYSERELLGMTFQDITHPDDLELDLQHVRQVLDGEIAQYEMEKRYYHKHGSIVWALLSVSLVRDLDGQPLYFVSQIQDITQRKEIERAITESEERYRRLVEAFPDLIAIVQDGRVAYVNPAGARMLGAKDPQELVGRSVLEFVHPERRGEVAAQIDSIGEGGPPPDSIEERFITLDGREIYAEVKVVPTSHEDRPASQIIARDITESRRVAEELRRARDQAIEASRLKSEFVANMSHEIRTPLNAIIGMTELLQDTPLSERQREFVQTIQTSSQSLLSIINDILDFSKIEAGKMVLEEVDFDLVSLVEGTSEMLAGAARGKGISLMTFVDPTIPRTLIGDPARLRQVLLNLLSNAVKFTEQGEVLLRVLPHRAADSEVELLFEVRDTGIGIDSAHLGKLFQPFTQADASTTRRYGGTGLGLTISKTLVELMGGTIWAESQPGVGSTFRFTARFKVAAMERSPTQQLVLPPDLHVLVVDDQAAHRQILRSYLESWHMRCEEAADGAQAIEKAQREHFDLAILDLLLPDTDGFDLAQQLRRLSPSMKLVLLTAHHEQGQGERAVDAGFSAYLLKPIRQSQLMDVLANISARKEPQPQAEQAPSSAAAAAEPPAQGERKPILLAEDNPVNRRLATLQLEKLGYSVRTVDNGREAVEEMARRGQEYCLVLMDCQMPEMDGYEATRQIRRLETKSGRRTPIIALTANALEGDREACLAAGMDDYLSKPLTMGKLKAVLDRWAGTQQVVEKGR encoded by the coding sequence ATGGTCGAGAACACGAGCTGGCGTCGCCCGAGAGTGTGGCAGATATTCCTTGTGGCCGAGATGCTGGCCATGGCGGGCTTCCTGCTGCTGCCGGGAGGGCTGCCCAAGGACCTGCTGTACGACCTCCTGGTGGGCATCGCCGTGGGCGCGATGCTCTGGGCGGCTTTCGGCCGGGGGGAGAGCCTGGCCTGGGCGCTGCTGGGGCTGAGTCAGGCGCTCTTCCTGGCAGCCGACTTCACCTACAACGTGTATCAGTACTACCTCCACGTCGAGGAGTTCCCCTTCCCCTCGGCAGCGGACATCCTGTACCTGAGCGGCTACCCGCTGCTGGCGCTGGGCATAGCCCTACTAGTGGGAGAGCGCGCCAGGCACAGCGGAGGCGCGGCCACATTGGACGCTGCCCTGATCACCACCGGCATCACCATGCTGGGCTGGGTCTTCCTGTTCGGCCCAGCGTTCGACCGCTCGCCCCTGTCCAACGTGGCCAAGCTGGTGGCCTCGGCCTACCCGCTGATGGACCTGCTCGTGCTGCTGATAGCCCTCCGCCTCCTGCTGGGTCGAAGGAAGCACACCGCCAGCGACTTCCTGGTGCTCCTCGGGGTGGGCGCGTTGCTCCTGACGGACCTTGTTTACTCGGCCCAGCTCATCGCGGAGGCCTACGACGGCAGCCCACTGTTGGATGCGGGCTGGCTGCTGTCGTACGCGCTCCTGGGGGCGGGCGCGCTGGCGCCCCGGGCGGAGGCCCCCCTCACCACCTCCCAGCCCGAGCGCCTTGGGCAGCCCCGGGTGCTGGCGCTGATCGCTGCGCTGCTGGTGCCCATAGCCCTGGTGCTGCTGGACGCCGCCCTCGGGCTGCGCGTGGACACGATCCCCCTCATAGTCGGCACATCCCTCATGTCCATCCTGGCCACCGTGCGCATGGTCGGCATCCTGCGGGACCACCAGAGGGATTACGATAGGCTCCAGGAGAGCGAGCGCAGGTTCGCCACGCTGCTGGCCAACACCCCCGCGATGGTGTACCGACGCAGGCAGGACGATCGCTGGTCCCTGGAGTTCGTCAGCAGCTACGCTCGGGAGATCACGGGCTACTCGGACGCCGAGCTGCTCGGGGGCAAGGTCTCCCTCCGAGAGCTGGTACATCCCGAAGACCTGCCAGCGGTCACCGCCAATCTCAGGGGCGTCAGCTCCCCGGGGCAAAGGTATCGCCTGGAGTACAGGCTCAGGCACAGGGATGGCTCGCTGCGCTTCGTGGAGGAGTACGGCCAGTGCGTGCGGGTGACGGAGGGGATGCCCCTCCTGGAGGGCCTGCTAACGGACGTCACGGACCGCAAGCACGCCGAGCAGGCGGTGCAGCAGGTGCAGCGGCGCTACCAGGACATCTTCGAGCGCATCTCCGAGGGCATCTTCCAGACGTCGCTGGACGGCAGGCTGCTGCTCGCCAACCCGGCGCTGGCCCGCATGCTCGGCTACGCCTCCCCGGAGGAGCTGCTCTCCGAGGTGCAGGACGTCGCCCGACAGATCTACGCCCGGCCCGCGGATCGCGACAGGTACCTCAGGATCATGCTGGAGGAGGGGGAGGTGCGCGACTTCGAGCTCGAGGCCGTGCGCAAGGACGGCGAGCACATCTGGCTGTCCATCAGCTCCCGCTGGCTGTTAGACGAGGCCCGGGGCATGCGGATCATCGAGGGCACCTGCCAGGATATCACCCAGCGCAAGAGGGCGGAGGAGGCGCTGCGGGAGAGCATGGAGCTGTTCGTGTCGGCCTTCGACCACGCCCCCATCGGCATGGCGCTGGTGGCCACCGACGGCCGGTGGCTACGGGTGAACCCGTCCCTGTGCAGGATGCTGGGCTACTCCGAGCGGGAGTTGCTGGGGATGACCTTCCAGGACATCACCCACCCAGACGATCTGGAGCTCGACCTCCAGCACGTGAGGCAGGTGTTGGACGGAGAGATCGCGCAGTACGAGATGGAGAAGCGCTACTACCATAAGCACGGCAGCATCGTCTGGGCGCTGCTGAGCGTCTCCCTAGTCCGAGACCTCGACGGCCAACCGCTGTACTTCGTCTCCCAGATCCAGGACATCACCCAGCGCAAGGAGATCGAGCGGGCGATCACCGAGTCGGAGGAGAGGTACAGGAGACTCGTGGAGGCCTTCCCAGACCTAATAGCAATCGTCCAGGATGGTCGAGTGGCCTACGTCAACCCCGCGGGTGCGCGGATGCTGGGCGCCAAAGATCCCCAGGAGCTGGTGGGCAGGAGCGTCCTGGAGTTCGTGCACCCCGAACGGCGGGGCGAGGTCGCGGCCCAGATCGACAGCATAGGGGAGGGCGGGCCCCCACCCGACTCCATCGAGGAGAGGTTCATCACGCTCGATGGCCGAGAGATCTACGCCGAGGTGAAGGTGGTGCCCACGTCCCACGAGGACCGGCCGGCCAGCCAGATCATAGCCAGAGACATCACCGAGAGCCGCAGGGTGGCCGAGGAGCTCAGGCGCGCCCGTGACCAGGCCATCGAGGCCTCCAGGCTCAAGTCCGAGTTCGTCGCGAACATGAGCCACGAGATCCGCACCCCGCTCAACGCCATCATCGGGATGACCGAGCTACTCCAGGATACCCCTCTCTCCGAGAGGCAGCGCGAGTTCGTGCAAACCATCCAGACCTCCTCCCAGTCGCTGCTCTCGATCATCAACGACATCCTGGACTTCTCCAAGATCGAGGCGGGCAAGATGGTACTGGAGGAGGTGGACTTCGACCTAGTGTCATTGGTGGAGGGCACCTCGGAGATGCTTGCGGGCGCTGCCAGGGGCAAGGGCATCTCGTTGATGACCTTCGTAGACCCCACCATCCCTCGCACCCTGATAGGCGATCCCGCCAGGCTCCGCCAAGTGCTGCTCAACCTGCTGAGCAACGCCGTCAAGTTCACCGAGCAGGGAGAGGTGCTGTTGAGGGTCCTGCCGCACCGCGCGGCGGACAGCGAGGTGGAGCTGTTGTTCGAGGTGCGGGACACGGGCATAGGCATTGACAGTGCCCACCTCGGCAAGCTGTTCCAGCCCTTCACCCAGGCAGATGCCTCCACCACGCGCCGCTACGGCGGCACGGGCCTGGGACTGACGATCTCCAAGACGCTGGTGGAGCTGATGGGAGGCACCATCTGGGCGGAGAGCCAGCCGGGGGTGGGCTCCACCTTCCGATTCACGGCTCGCTTCAAGGTGGCCGCAATGGAGCGCTCGCCGACCCAGCAGCTGGTCCTGCCCCCAGACCTCCACGTCCTCGTCGTGGATGATCAGGCAGCCCACAGGCAGATCCTCCGGAGCTACCTGGAGTCCTGGCACATGCGCTGCGAAGAGGCGGCAGATGGCGCCCAGGCGATAGAGAAGGCCCAAAGGGAGCACTTCGACCTGGCCATCTTGGACCTGCTCCTGCCGGACACCGACGGCTTCGACCTCGCCCAGCAGCTCCGTCGCCTGTCGCCCTCCATGAAGCTGGTGCTGCTCACGGCCCACCACGAGCAAGGGCAGGGCGAGCGCGCGGTGGATGCGGGCTTCAGCGCCTACCTCCTCAAGCCGATCAGGCAGTCCCAGCTTATGGACGTCCTGGCCAACATCTCCGCCCGGAAGGAGCCGCAGCCCCAGGCCGAGCAAGCCCCCAGCTCGGCTGCCGCGGCAGCCGAGCCCCCAGCCCAAGGGGAGCGCAAGCCCATACTGCTGGCGGAGGACAACCCGGTCAATCGTCGGCTGGCCACCCTGCAGCTGGAGAAGCTGGGCTACAGCGTGCGCACGGTCGACAACGGCCGGGAAGCGGTGGAGGAGATGGCGCGCCGGGGCCAGGAGTACTGCCTGGTGCTCATGGACTGCCAGATGCCGGAGATGGATGGGTACGAGGCCACCCGCCAGATCCGCCGCCTGGAGACGAAGAGCGGCAGGCGCACGCCGATCATCGCCCTCACGGCCAACGCCCTGGAGGGGGACAGAGAGGCCTGCCTAGCCGCCGGGATGGACGACTACCTCAGCAAGCCTCTGACCATGGGCAAGCTCAAGGCCGTGCTGGACAGGTGGGCAGGCACACAACAAGTAGTGGAGAAGGGCAGATGA
- a CDS encoding glycoside hydrolase family 5 protein produces MAFEIHRGTNISHWLSQSSARGEERRRWFTREDVERIASMGLDHVRLPVDEEQLWDEHGRRDPEAFELLGNALEWCAEAGLRVVVDLHILRTHHFNDRQAPRLFTDPDEATRFAGLWRDLSDFLRAWDVSHVAYELLNEPVARDPERWHAVASVAFSAIREVEPRRTIVLGSNWFNSTEQFGVLRVPDDPHCILTFHYYKPMFITHYRASWWPGGRYGGRVRYPGRPVPEEELEGLSDEDRRLVEAANAPYDRGVMASEIALPVRVAREHGMRLYCGEFGVYYRTPREYRLAWYRDLLSVLREHDIAWANWDYKGEGFGIVTAEGQPTDIAEVLLAV; encoded by the coding sequence ATGGCATTTGAGATTCACAGAGGCACCAACATCTCCCATTGGCTGAGCCAGAGCAGCGCCAGGGGGGAGGAGCGTCGCCGGTGGTTCACCCGCGAGGATGTCGAGCGCATCGCCAGCATGGGGCTAGACCACGTGCGCCTGCCCGTGGACGAGGAGCAGCTGTGGGACGAGCACGGCCGCAGGGACCCCGAGGCGTTCGAGCTGCTGGGCAACGCCCTGGAGTGGTGCGCCGAGGCGGGGCTGCGCGTGGTCGTGGACCTGCACATCCTGCGCACCCATCACTTCAACGACCGGCAGGCACCCAGGCTGTTCACCGATCCTGATGAGGCTACGCGCTTTGCGGGGCTGTGGAGGGACCTCTCGGATTTCTTGCGGGCGTGGGACGTGAGCCATGTGGCCTACGAGCTCCTCAACGAGCCGGTGGCGCGAGATCCCGAGCGCTGGCACGCGGTGGCGTCTGTCGCCTTCAGCGCCATCAGGGAGGTTGAGCCGAGGCGCACGATCGTGTTGGGCTCCAACTGGTTCAACTCCACGGAGCAATTCGGAGTCCTCAGGGTGCCCGACGACCCTCACTGCATCCTCACCTTCCATTACTACAAGCCCATGTTCATCACCCACTACAGGGCCAGCTGGTGGCCAGGTGGCAGGTACGGGGGTAGGGTGCGTTACCCGGGTAGGCCCGTGCCCGAGGAGGAGCTGGAGGGGCTCTCGGATGAGGACAGGCGCCTGGTGGAGGCCGCCAACGCCCCGTACGACCGCGGCGTGATGGCCTCGGAGATCGCCCTCCCCGTGCGCGTGGCGCGCGAGCATGGGATGCGGCTCTACTGTGGAGAGTTTGGCGTCTACTACCGCACGCCCCGGGAGTACAGGCTCGCTTGGTATCGCGACCTGCTCTCGGTGCTGCGCGAGCACGACATAGCTTGGGCTAACTGGGACTACAAAGGTGAGGGGTTCGGGATAGTCACGGCCGAGGGGCAGCCCACAGACATCGCCGAGGTATTGCTTGCTGTGTGA
- a CDS encoding ABC-ATPase domain-containing protein, translating into MSDIHRLRALLERLDGKGYKAYQDIRGVYRAGQIELAIDHVQGDPFASPSRVRLMAPVSALNLPEHASEVRRMALENYLARRARAIIPGLGVRRTGTGKSNQIFVDAGEQEVMPRSACRIFGDRVELRLSVGLPAAGRTILGRSAAELLTEALPRLARATLWLSDLSEAEHFVDVVEDAHALREQLRPNGLVAFVGDDSILPRESGVSQRPLKGRVVPFRSPRELRVELDTPNSGKVVGMGIPEGVTLIVGGGFHGKSTLLSALARGVYDHVPGDGRERVVTRADAVKIRAEDGRRIVGVNLSPFIHDLPLGRSTRCFTTDDASGSTSQAANILEAVEVGAGLLLMDEDTCATNFMVRDRAMRELVPQEAEPIVPLIDRIRQLYEEAGISSILVVGGAGDYFEVADTVIWMHEYRPEVVTSRAKEIASRYEQHVGSPPDAWRPPTPRVPVPASIDPTRGDRTKVKARGTEEVGFGYESIDLRQVEQIVDPSQTRFIGDALVYALRAGIIDGKRTISEVLDQLEAHIRELSIDVISPHSGHPGDYALARRYEIAAALNRLRTLEVRQRG; encoded by the coding sequence ATGAGCGACATACACAGACTGCGTGCGCTGCTTGAGAGGTTGGATGGCAAGGGCTACAAAGCCTATCAGGACATCAGGGGCGTGTACCGGGCAGGCCAGATCGAGCTCGCCATAGACCACGTGCAGGGGGATCCGTTCGCCTCGCCTTCCCGAGTGCGGTTGATGGCGCCCGTCAGCGCGCTCAACCTGCCGGAGCATGCGTCCGAGGTTAGGCGCATGGCGCTGGAGAACTACCTCGCCAGGCGCGCCAGGGCCATCATCCCGGGCCTGGGGGTGAGGCGCACGGGCACCGGGAAGTCGAACCAGATCTTCGTGGACGCCGGCGAGCAGGAGGTGATGCCGCGCTCCGCCTGCCGGATCTTCGGTGACAGGGTGGAGCTGCGCCTGTCGGTGGGCCTGCCGGCCGCGGGACGCACCATCCTGGGGCGGAGCGCGGCGGAGCTGTTGACCGAAGCTCTCCCCCGACTGGCGAGGGCCACCCTATGGCTCTCGGACCTGTCGGAGGCCGAGCACTTCGTGGACGTCGTCGAGGACGCCCACGCGCTGCGCGAGCAGCTGCGCCCCAACGGCCTCGTGGCGTTCGTCGGCGACGACTCGATCTTGCCCCGGGAGAGCGGCGTCAGCCAGCGGCCCCTCAAGGGCAGGGTGGTGCCCTTCAGGTCGCCGCGGGAGCTCAGGGTCGAGCTGGATACCCCCAACTCGGGGAAGGTGGTGGGCATGGGCATCCCCGAGGGGGTGACGCTGATCGTGGGCGGAGGCTTCCACGGCAAGTCCACGCTGCTGTCGGCGCTGGCCAGGGGCGTGTACGACCACGTGCCGGGCGATGGCAGGGAGCGCGTCGTCACCCGCGCCGACGCCGTCAAGATCAGGGCCGAGGATGGCCGCAGGATCGTGGGGGTGAACCTCTCGCCCTTCATCCACGACCTGCCTTTGGGCCGGTCGACTCGGTGCTTCACGACCGACGACGCCAGCGGGTCGACCTCGCAGGCCGCCAACATCCTGGAGGCCGTGGAGGTCGGCGCTGGGCTTCTACTGATGGACGAGGACACCTGTGCCACCAACTTCATGGTGCGCGACCGCGCCATGAGGGAGCTGGTGCCCCAGGAGGCGGAGCCCATCGTGCCGCTCATCGACAGGATCAGGCAGCTGTACGAGGAGGCGGGCATATCCTCCATCCTGGTGGTGGGAGGAGCCGGGGATTACTTCGAGGTGGCCGACACCGTCATCTGGATGCACGAGTACCGGCCAGAGGTCGTCACCTCCAGGGCCAAGGAGATCGCCTCTCGCTACGAGCAGCACGTGGGCTCACCTCCGGACGCCTGGCGTCCGCCGACGCCGCGCGTGCCCGTGCCCGCGAGCATAGACCCCACCAGGGGTGACAGGACCAAGGTGAAGGCCAGGGGCACCGAGGAGGTGGGCTTCGGGTACGAGTCGATCGATCTGCGGCAGGTGGAGCAGATAGTGGACCCCAGCCAAACGCGCTTCATCGGCGACGCGCTGGTGTACGCTCTGAGGGCCGGCATCATCGACGGCAAGCGCACGATCAGCGAGGTGCTCGACCAGCTAGAGGCGCACATCCGGGAGCTCAGCATAGACGTGATCTCCCCCCATAGCGGCCATCCCGGGGACTACGCCCTGGCGCGCAGGTACGAGATAGCCGCGGCGCTCAACAGGCTGCGCACGCTGGAGGTGCGGCAGAGGGGGTAG
- a CDS encoding metal-dependent hydrolase, with product MTGKTHLVGAVLAGTALTFGADPLVSAVLVAAAAVGSKAPDLDRLLDSGPSHRSLPHSLGLAGGGAVLVAAVAATLPEQHDFFVAAGFAAGYLSHLLLDALTPNRVPLLLPGGPRFGLGLIPTGSLREGILCFLMTFLLAAVLVLRALAYLQAR from the coding sequence GTGACCGGGAAGACGCACCTGGTGGGCGCCGTGCTGGCTGGCACCGCCCTGACCTTCGGAGCTGACCCGCTAGTGTCCGCGGTGCTCGTGGCGGCCGCGGCTGTGGGGAGCAAGGCTCCAGACCTCGACCGCCTGCTCGACAGTGGCCCCTCCCACAGAAGCCTGCCGCATTCGCTGGGGCTCGCCGGAGGAGGCGCGGTGCTCGTGGCGGCCGTCGCGGCCACCCTCCCCGAGCAACACGACTTCTTCGTAGCCGCCGGCTTCGCTGCCGGCTACCTCAGCCACCTGCTGCTCGACGCCCTCACGCCCAACCGGGTGCCGTTGCTGCTCCCAGGGGGACCCAGGTTTGGGCTGGGGTTGATCCCCACCGGCAGCCTGCGGGAGGGCATCCTGTGCTTCCTGATGACCTTCCTGCTGGCGGCGGTGCTGGTGTTGCGCGCGCTGGCGTACCTGCAGGCGAGGTGA
- a CDS encoding FGGY-family carbohydrate kinase, producing MAELLMGIDIGTYSSKGVLCLPDGTVLAVREVEHGLSLPRPGWAEHDPEEVWWCDCATICRDLLRQAGATGREVRALAVSGIGPALLPADADGRPLRPAILYGIDTRASEEIAWLNSTYGADELYSLSGMHLTSQAVGPKLLWLRRHEPEVYARTRYVYSCSSYLVYRLTGEYVLDYHTASHFNPLFDPRRLEWSPRFAEPICDLGLLPRLAWPTEVVGVVHSRAAGETGLAEGTPVTAGTIDAVAEAISVGVVSPGDLMLMYGTTLFFILVQEALVPNPKMWVTAYALPGTYALAGGMSTTGAITRWARDNLARDLLERELAGGERAYAALSWEAESSPPGAKGLLLLPYFQGERTPIHDPEARGVLAGLTLSHTRGDIYRAIMEGTAYGVRHNVETMRQTGAQPGRLVAVGGGTKSPLWLQVVSDVTGLPQEVPELTIGASYGDAFLAGLATGVVPGIDSLRSQWVRGIRVVAPNPELASLYSEGYELYLQLYERTRDVVHALGKIAG from the coding sequence ATGGCCGAGCTGCTCATGGGGATAGATATAGGGACCTACAGCTCCAAGGGAGTCCTGTGCCTACCAGATGGCACCGTCCTGGCGGTCCGCGAGGTGGAGCACGGCCTCTCCCTGCCCCGGCCGGGCTGGGCGGAGCACGATCCGGAGGAGGTCTGGTGGTGCGACTGCGCGACGATCTGTCGAGACCTGCTGAGGCAGGCCGGCGCGACCGGCCGGGAGGTGAGGGCCCTGGCGGTGTCCGGGATAGGTCCCGCGCTGCTGCCGGCGGACGCCGATGGCCGCCCCCTGCGCCCGGCCATCCTCTACGGTATAGATACCCGGGCCTCCGAGGAGATAGCCTGGCTCAACTCCACCTACGGGGCCGACGAGCTGTACTCCCTCTCCGGGATGCACCTGACATCGCAGGCCGTGGGGCCGAAGCTGCTGTGGCTGCGCCGGCACGAGCCGGAGGTGTACGCGCGCACGCGCTACGTATATAGCTGCAGCAGCTACCTGGTGTACAGGCTGACTGGGGAGTACGTGCTGGACTACCACACCGCCTCGCACTTCAACCCCCTGTTCGACCCCCGCAGGCTGGAGTGGTCGCCGCGGTTCGCCGAGCCCATATGCGATCTCGGCCTGCTGCCCCGGCTGGCGTGGCCCACCGAGGTGGTGGGGGTGGTGCACTCTCGGGCCGCAGGGGAGACGGGGCTGGCGGAGGGCACTCCCGTGACCGCGGGCACCATAGACGCCGTGGCCGAGGCGATCAGCGTGGGGGTCGTGTCGCCGGGGGACCTGATGCTGATGTACGGCACGACGCTCTTCTTCATCCTGGTGCAGGAGGCGCTCGTGCCGAATCCTAAGATGTGGGTCACGGCCTACGCCCTGCCGGGGACGTACGCCCTGGCAGGGGGCATGTCCACCACGGGTGCCATCACCCGATGGGCCAGGGACAACCTGGCGCGCGACCTGCTGGAGCGTGAGCTGGCGGGCGGCGAGCGGGCGTACGCGGCGCTGAGCTGGGAGGCAGAGAGCTCCCCTCCGGGCGCCAAGGGGCTGCTGCTCCTGCCCTACTTCCAGGGAGAGCGGACGCCCATACACGATCCCGAAGCCAGGGGCGTGCTCGCTGGGCTCACCCTGTCCCACACTCGGGGGGATATCTACAGGGCTATAATGGAGGGGACGGCGTACGGCGTCAGGCACAACGTGGAGACCATGCGGCAGACCGGCGCCCAACCTGGTCGCCTGGTAGCCGTTGGGGGAGGTACCAAGAGCCCGCTGTGGCTGCAGGTGGTGAGCGACGTCACCGGCCTGCCCCAGGAGGTGCCCGAGCTCACGATAGGGGCATCCTACGGCGATGCCTTCCTTGCGGGGCTGGCCACCGGGGTGGTGCCCGGCATAGACTCCCTGCGCTCCCAGTGGGTGCGAGGGATTAGGGTGGTGGCGCCCAACCCCGAGCTCGCGAGCCTCTACAGCGAGGGCTACGAGCTCTACCTGCAGCTCTACGAGCGGACCAGGGACGTCGTGCACGCCCTGGGGAAGATCGCGGGCTAG
- a CDS encoding Gfo/Idh/MocA family protein: MGGVRFGVIGCGTISTLAYLPAIKGEYAGYPLELVAVCDAVEEKAVSAAKRFGARRHYARYEDLLADPEVDAVIVATNIATHAELGLAAVRAGKHVLIQKPIAETLEEADRIIEEARRRGVKLQVEPPHMLNPFCVRSRELISSGALGQVCLVQASSSHAGAEDRPWLFQRAGGGSVMLDLAVHALTWLTGLLGPVAQVTAMATTSVPERVINGEPVKVDIEDNVTILLRFRDGCLGTVVSNYVTIANKAPTINIYGTDGTIHLESGMSPFLLFSRKGKYLEHDGWLEPTVYAGHLARPLTVQRATPSGELPPHNSVAHFVECIVEDKQPVPSGEFARHVLEIMLAAMESARSGRTIELQTSF; this comes from the coding sequence ATGGGTGGTGTTCGGTTTGGGGTGATCGGCTGTGGCACGATCTCTACGCTGGCCTACCTGCCGGCGATCAAGGGGGAGTACGCCGGCTACCCGCTGGAGCTGGTGGCGGTGTGCGATGCCGTGGAGGAGAAGGCCGTGAGCGCGGCCAAGCGCTTCGGGGCGCGCAGGCACTACGCGCGCTACGAGGACCTGCTGGCCGACCCTGAGGTGGATGCGGTGATCGTGGCGACGAACATCGCCACGCACGCCGAGCTAGGGCTCGCGGCGGTGCGCGCGGGCAAGCACGTCCTCATACAGAAGCCCATAGCGGAGACGCTGGAGGAGGCCGACAGGATCATAGAGGAGGCCCGCAGGCGCGGCGTGAAGCTGCAGGTGGAGCCGCCGCACATGCTGAACCCGTTCTGCGTGCGCTCAAGGGAGCTGATCAGCTCGGGGGCGCTGGGGCAGGTGTGCCTGGTGCAGGCGAGCTCGTCCCACGCCGGGGCGGAGGACAGGCCCTGGCTCTTCCAGCGGGCCGGCGGGGGGAGCGTCATGCTCGACCTGGCGGTGCACGCCCTGACGTGGCTCACCGGGCTTCTCGGCCCGGTGGCCCAGGTGACGGCGATGGCGACCACCTCAGTGCCTGAGCGCGTCATCAACGGCGAGCCCGTCAAGGTGGATATAGAGGACAACGTCACTATCCTGCTGCGCTTCCGCGACGGCTGCCTTGGGACCGTGGTGTCCAACTACGTCACGATCGCCAACAAGGCGCCGACCATCAACATCTACGGCACCGACGGCACCATACATCTGGAATCCGGCATGTCTCCCTTCCTGCTGTTCTCGCGCAAGGGCAAGTACCTGGAGCACGATGGCTGGCTGGAGCCCACGGTGTACGCCGGCCACCTGGCGCGGCCGCTCACGGTCCAGCGCGCCACCCCCAGCGGCGAGCTGCCGCCCCACAACAGCGTGGCCCACTTCGTGGAGTGCATAGTGGAGGATAAGCAGCCCGTGCCCAGCGGCGAGTTCGCCCGCCACGTGTTGGAGATCATGCTGGCGGCGATGGAGTCCGCCAGGAGCGGGAGGACTATAGAGCTCCAGACGAGCTTCTAG
- a CDS encoding class I SAM-dependent methyltransferase, whose translation MDKYLETNRQNWNDRVSIHVASRMYDLEGFKAGKNPLHSIELEELGDVSGKKLLHLQCHFGMDTLAWARLGAQVTGVDLSDEAIALARSLSEELGIPARFICTDIYSLPGALEDEFDVVYTSYGVLCWLPDLRRWAEVISGFLRPGGRFYIVEDHPLANIFEWDEASGTLRIEYPYFPREEPMYFEPGPSYTDGEGVTSVGAYEWSHSLGEVVTSLVGAGLEVDYLHEFPICAWRRFPCMVQGEDGWWRLPPDVVEIPMTFSLMASKRG comes from the coding sequence ATGGACAAGTACCTGGAAACGAACAGGCAGAACTGGAACGACAGAGTATCGATCCACGTCGCGTCGCGGATGTACGACCTGGAGGGGTTCAAGGCAGGGAAGAACCCCCTGCACTCCATAGAGCTGGAGGAGCTGGGAGACGTGTCCGGCAAGAAGTTGCTGCACCTGCAGTGCCACTTCGGCATGGACACCCTGGCCTGGGCAAGGCTGGGAGCACAGGTCACGGGCGTCGACCTCTCCGATGAGGCGATAGCGCTGGCCCGCTCGCTGAGCGAGGAGCTGGGTATCCCCGCCAGGTTCATCTGCACCGACATCTACTCGCTGCCCGGAGCGCTGGAGGACGAGTTCGACGTCGTGTACACCTCCTACGGGGTGCTCTGCTGGCTGCCCGATCTCAGGCGGTGGGCCGAGGTCATATCTGGCTTCCTCCGCCCGGGCGGCAGGTTCTACATCGTGGAGGACCACCCGCTGGCCAACATCTTCGAGTGGGATGAGGCGTCCGGCACGCTCCGGATCGAGTACCCCTACTTCCCACGGGAGGAGCCCATGTACTTCGAGCCAGGCCCCAGCTATACCGATGGGGAGGGAGTCACCTCGGTCGGCGCCTACGAGTGGAGCCACAGCTTGGGGGAGGTCGTGACGTCCCTCGTGGGGGCTGGGCTGGAGGTCGACTACCTCCACGAGTTCCCGATCTGCGCCTGGCGTCGCTTCCCCTGCATGGTGCAGGGGGAGGACGGCTGGTGGCGCCTGCCTCCAGACGTGGTGGAGATACCGATGACGTTCTCCCTCATGGCCAGCAAGAGGGGGTAA